In one Bosea sp. RAC05 genomic region, the following are encoded:
- a CDS encoding inositol monophosphatase family protein has product MTEPDLLSFAHRLADASGPAILPWYRAMPAITDKGSSSGFDPVTEADRAAERAIRALIGAHHPKHGIIGEEFGRHNVDAEYVWVIDPIDGTKAFISGQPVWGTLIALLRNGEAVLGLLDQPFLRERYWGDGERSFCRRENRIFPLRTRACPSLSDATVWVSSSIARDPVAHAAVERLGAAVRMLVYGGDCFSLAMLAEGHIDIAIGWGGFEIYDIAAHIPLVAGAGGIVRALDGLDALHANGMLALGDPTLLEATLDALHWPRG; this is encoded by the coding sequence ATGACCGAGCCGGACCTGCTCAGTTTTGCTCATCGCCTCGCCGATGCCTCGGGCCCGGCGATCCTGCCCTGGTATCGCGCCATGCCGGCTATCACCGACAAGGGCTCGTCCTCCGGCTTCGACCCCGTCACGGAGGCGGATCGGGCGGCAGAGCGCGCCATCCGTGCACTGATTGGGGCCCACCACCCGAAGCATGGCATCATCGGCGAGGAATTCGGTCGCCACAACGTCGACGCCGAGTATGTCTGGGTGATCGACCCGATCGATGGCACGAAAGCCTTCATCTCCGGCCAGCCCGTCTGGGGCACCTTGATCGCCTTGCTGAGGAACGGCGAAGCCGTCCTTGGCCTTCTCGATCAACCGTTCTTGCGCGAGCGCTACTGGGGCGATGGCGAGCGCTCCTTCTGTCGGCGGGAGAACCGAATCTTTCCGCTCAGGACGAGAGCGTGCCCATCGCTGTCCGATGCGACGGTCTGGGTGAGTTCGTCGATCGCACGGGACCCCGTTGCCCATGCCGCTGTCGAGCGCCTCGGCGCGGCGGTGCGCATGCTGGTCTATGGCGGCGATTGCTTCTCGCTGGCGATGCTGGCGGAGGGGCATATCGACATCGCGATCGGCTGGGGCGGGTTCGAGATCTACGACATCGCCGCGCATATACCACTTGTCGCGGGAGCAGGGGGCATCGTCAGAGCGCTCGACGGCTTGGACGCTCTCCATGCCAACGGCATGTTGGCTCTGGGCGATCCGACCCTGCTTGAGGCGACGCTGGACGCGCTGCATTGGCCGCGGGGCTGA
- a CDS encoding BLUF domain-containing protein yields the protein MFDEYGLQRVSELDDAPQHTLRHFVYCSRAADGVDDAEVGRIVESAQRSNRARGITGVLVFGGGVFFQWIEGPPAQIQSLIASLHSDPRHYDIVSLSQSEEKRERLYPNWEMERVGVEDIRMVLQDALESVEDENSAAALKRILTHFDSAPLLSLG from the coding sequence ATGTTCGACGAATACGGTTTGCAACGGGTTTCCGAGTTGGACGATGCCCCGCAGCACACGCTTCGTCATTTCGTCTACTGCAGCCGTGCCGCTGACGGCGTTGACGACGCCGAGGTCGGTCGCATCGTTGAGTCTGCTCAACGCAGCAATCGCGCGCGTGGCATCACCGGCGTGCTGGTTTTTGGCGGTGGCGTCTTCTTCCAGTGGATCGAGGGGCCGCCCGCCCAGATCCAGAGTTTGATCGCGAGTCTGCATAGCGATCCGCGCCATTACGATATCGTCTCGCTGAGCCAGAGTGAGGAAAAGCGCGAGCGTCTGTATCCGAACTGGGAGATGGAGAGAGTAGGAGTCGAGGACATTCGCATGGTGCTGCAGGACGCGCTCGAAAGCGTCGAAGATGAGAACAGCGCCGCGGCGCTGAAGCGTATTCTCACTCACTTCGATTCTGCGCCGCTGCTTTCACTTGGATGA
- a CDS encoding 3'-5' exonuclease, producing the protein MKALTALGYELYTEWFGQPQIASASLVRNFLTKAAAEFPEQKFSVHFLFGEWTDIADAWQLKNWEAYRDVSRLGRKTRIGGKQREALWTIFEQARAAMAERKLVTWADIFGRLTEHLASGKARPFDHAVVDEAQDLGVAEARFLAALTGERPDGLFFAGDLGQRIFQQPFSWKALGLDVRGRSFTLRINYRTSHQIRSHADRLLPGTISDIDGNTEGRRGTVSMFDGAPPDVVIAGSPEHEAGVVSAWISKRLAEGCRPHEMGVVVRSDAEIKRARAAIKLAGAAFVELNDKVEIEDGAIAIATMHFAKGLEFRSVVVMACNDEVIPLQERIESVADDADLEEVYNTERHLLYVACTRARDHLLVTGVEPASEFLDDFRKG; encoded by the coding sequence GTGAAGGCGCTGACGGCGCTCGGATACGAGCTTTACACCGAATGGTTCGGCCAGCCCCAGATCGCCTCGGCATCGCTGGTCCGTAACTTCCTCACCAAGGCGGCAGCCGAGTTCCCGGAGCAAAAGTTCTCGGTGCATTTCCTGTTCGGCGAATGGACCGACATCGCTGACGCTTGGCAGCTCAAGAACTGGGAGGCCTATCGCGATGTCTCCCGGCTGGGTCGCAAGACGCGTATCGGCGGCAAACAGCGCGAGGCGCTCTGGACCATCTTCGAGCAGGCGCGGGCGGCAATGGCAGAGCGCAAGCTCGTCACCTGGGCAGACATCTTCGGCCGGCTTACGGAGCATCTGGCGAGCGGCAAGGCGCGTCCCTTCGATCATGCGGTCGTCGACGAGGCTCAGGACCTCGGCGTCGCCGAGGCACGCTTCCTGGCAGCGCTGACGGGGGAGCGGCCGGATGGCCTGTTCTTCGCCGGCGATCTAGGTCAGCGGATCTTCCAACAGCCCTTCTCCTGGAAGGCTCTGGGCCTCGACGTGCGCGGGCGCTCGTTCACGCTGCGGATCAACTACCGCACATCGCATCAGATCCGCTCTCACGCCGACAGGCTGTTGCCAGGCACCATCTCGGATATTGACGGCAACACGGAAGGCCGTCGCGGCACCGTATCGATGTTCGACGGAGCGCCGCCAGACGTCGTGATCGCCGGCAGTCCGGAGCATGAGGCTGGGGTAGTCTCAGCCTGGATCTCGAAGCGGCTTGCCGAAGGCTGCAGGCCGCACGAAATGGGTGTCGTCGTTCGGTCGGATGCCGAAATCAAACGAGCGAGGGCAGCGATCAAGCTAGCCGGTGCGGCATTCGTAGAACTGAACGACAAGGTCGAGATCGAGGATGGTGCAATCGCGATCGCGACCATGCATTTCGCGAAGGGACTGGAGTTCCGCTCCGTGGTCGTCATGGCGTGCAACGATGAGGTCATCCCGCTGCAGGAGCGCATCGAGAGCGTGGCCGACGATGCCGATCTCGAAGAAGTCTACAACACGGAACGGCACCTGCTCTACGTCGCCTGCACCCGCGCCCGGGATCACTTGCTTGTAACCGGCGTCGAGCCTGCGTCGGAGTTTCTCGACGACTTCCGGAAAGGATGA
- a CDS encoding putative 2-aminoethylphosphonate ABC transporter permease subunit, which yields MPDLTGTALPPVLLLLLGIITVLPISALLIRAFLARDGGFVGLDNFIRYATEPGLAVAAWNSASLSAISTVIVMALAFPYAYALVRTRIPGRGFFRLMALLPLLAPSLLPAFGMVFLFGNQGWLKHWLLGESLYGPVGIVMASAFYAFPHAVLILSAGLSAGDQRHYEAARALKAGPWRRFMTVTLPSCRYAAISAASIVYILVFTDFGIPSVVGGSTNVLATDIYKLVIGRFDFEMGAVVGVLLLLPAVIAYGIDWFARRSQRSMITGKSVPIEPERLVWRDAALFGFAAVVTCAILAILGMAIYGSLVRFWPYNLTLGLQNYERLFTDDDEFRALGNSLVLAAGTALIGTTMVALSGWLVARKLGASGVRNGLQAVAMVPVAVPGLVLGLGYVFFFNNPANPLHGLQGTMLLIMLCTVAHFYTVPHLMAVNELQRLDREIDMAAQALRVRPAGAARRVYFPVLMPTLVDVAGYFFVNAMTTVSALIFLFTAQTRVAAIAVINLVEGSRIGQAAAFAVLIMAMSMVATAIQMVLRGLVLRSQSWRRRTT from the coding sequence ATGCCGGATCTGACGGGGACGGCGCTGCCGCCGGTCCTGTTGCTGTTGCTCGGGATCATCACCGTCCTGCCGATTTCGGCCCTGCTGATCCGCGCCTTTCTGGCGCGGGACGGCGGCTTCGTCGGCCTCGACAACTTCATTCGCTATGCGACCGAGCCCGGCCTGGCCGTCGCCGCCTGGAATTCCGCGAGCCTGTCGGCCATCTCCACCGTCATCGTCATGGCGCTGGCCTTTCCCTATGCCTACGCGCTGGTGCGCACGCGCATCCCGGGCCGGGGCTTCTTCCGGCTGATGGCGCTTCTGCCGCTGCTGGCCCCGTCTCTGCTGCCGGCGTTCGGAATGGTTTTCCTGTTCGGCAACCAGGGCTGGCTGAAGCACTGGCTTCTCGGGGAAAGCCTCTACGGGCCGGTCGGGATCGTCATGGCGAGCGCCTTCTATGCGTTCCCGCATGCGGTTCTGATTCTCAGTGCGGGGCTGTCCGCCGGAGACCAGCGCCACTATGAGGCGGCGCGTGCGCTGAAGGCCGGTCCCTGGCGGCGCTTCATGACGGTGACGCTCCCGTCCTGCCGCTACGCGGCCATCAGTGCCGCCTCGATCGTCTACATCCTGGTCTTCACCGATTTCGGCATTCCCAGCGTCGTCGGCGGGTCCACCAATGTGCTCGCCACCGACATCTACAAGCTCGTGATCGGCCGCTTCGATTTCGAGATGGGCGCGGTCGTCGGCGTTCTGCTGCTGCTCCCGGCTGTCATCGCCTATGGCATCGACTGGTTCGCGCGGCGCAGCCAGCGCTCGATGATCACCGGGAAATCGGTGCCTATCGAGCCCGAGCGGCTGGTCTGGCGCGACGCAGCGCTGTTTGGATTCGCTGCTGTGGTGACCTGCGCCATCCTCGCCATCCTCGGCATGGCGATCTATGGATCACTGGTGCGGTTCTGGCCCTATAACCTGACGCTCGGCCTGCAGAATTATGAGCGGCTCTTCACCGACGACGACGAATTCCGCGCGCTCGGCAATTCGCTCGTGCTTGCCGCAGGCACCGCGCTGATCGGGACGACGATGGTGGCACTGTCGGGCTGGCTCGTCGCACGCAAGCTCGGCGCGAGCGGCGTTCGCAACGGCTTGCAGGCGGTCGCGATGGTCCCTGTCGCTGTTCCAGGCCTCGTGCTCGGGCTCGGTTATGTCTTCTTCTTCAACAATCCGGCCAACCCGCTGCATGGCCTGCAGGGCACGATGCTCCTGATCATGCTCTGCACGGTCGCGCATTTCTACACTGTGCCGCATCTGATGGCGGTCAACGAGCTGCAGCGGCTGGATCGCGAGATCGACATGGCGGCGCAGGCCCTGCGCGTGCGCCCGGCGGGCGCGGCGCGGCGGGTCTACTTTCCCGTCCTCATGCCGACACTGGTCGATGTCGCCGGCTACTTCTTCGTCAACGCCATGACCACGGTGTCGGCCCTGATCTTCCTGTTCACTGCGCAGACGCGCGTCGCCGCGATCGCGGTCATCAACCTCGTCGAGGGCAGCCGCATCGGCCAGGCGGCGGCTTTCGCCGTGCTGATCATGGCGATGTCGATGGTGGCGACCGCGATCCAGATGGTCCTGCGTGGTCTCGTCCTGCGGTCGCAGAGCTGGCGCCGGCGCACGACATGA
- a CDS encoding extracellular solute-binding protein: MFKHVLAASIAGFVALAPVAASAQQRTLTVYSSLDEDQAKALIKGFEAKHPQVKVNAILGSTAPIIARVIAEAASPQADIIMGNAVSALMAADARGLLLPYKPAHYDKVAPVMRDGRAEPVWVGIDAWASSLCFNTVEAAKKNIPAPKSWADLTNPIYKGQITMPSPLSSGTALLAVNGWLTVFGEKGGWEFMDKLHENVSKYGHSGSAPCRQAASGETLIGISYATPGVKSINEGAPIQIILPSEGLGWEIEAAAIVKGAKNLADAKAMSDWISSREAAEISAKFLPITAYDDIQSLPKNYPADEKSKLLTMDFAKLAASREAVMAEWQKRYGVKVPPRS; the protein is encoded by the coding sequence ATGTTCAAGCACGTTCTGGCCGCGAGCATCGCGGGTTTTGTGGCTCTCGCGCCCGTGGCGGCCTCGGCCCAGCAGCGCACTCTGACCGTCTACTCCTCCCTCGACGAGGATCAGGCGAAGGCGCTGATCAAGGGCTTCGAGGCCAAGCATCCTCAGGTGAAGGTCAATGCGATCCTCGGCTCGACCGCGCCGATCATCGCCCGCGTCATCGCCGAGGCGGCGTCGCCGCAGGCCGACATCATCATGGGCAACGCCGTCTCCGCCCTGATGGCGGCCGATGCGCGAGGCCTGCTGCTACCCTACAAGCCGGCCCATTACGACAAGGTGGCGCCGGTGATGCGCGATGGCCGCGCCGAGCCGGTGTGGGTGGGCATCGATGCCTGGGCGTCGTCGCTCTGCTTCAACACGGTCGAGGCCGCCAAGAAGAACATTCCCGCGCCGAAGAGCTGGGCGGATCTGACGAACCCGATCTACAAGGGCCAGATCACCATGCCCTCGCCGCTGTCGTCGGGCACCGCGCTGCTGGCGGTCAATGGCTGGCTCACCGTCTTCGGCGAGAAGGGCGGCTGGGAGTTCATGGACAAGCTGCACGAGAACGTCTCGAAATACGGCCATTCCGGCTCGGCGCCCTGCCGCCAAGCGGCGTCCGGCGAGACCCTCATCGGCATTTCCTATGCAACACCCGGCGTGAAATCGATCAACGAAGGCGCGCCGATCCAGATCATTCTGCCCTCCGAAGGCCTCGGCTGGGAAATCGAGGCGGCCGCCATCGTCAAGGGCGCCAAGAACCTCGCCGACGCCAAGGCGATGTCGGACTGGATCTCCTCGCGCGAAGCGGCGGAGATCTCGGCGAAGTTCCTGCCGATCACGGCCTATGACGACATCCAGTCCCTCCCCAAGAACTATCCGGCGGACGAGAAGTCGAAGCTGCTGACGATGGACTTCGCCAAGCTCGCCGCCAGCCGCGAGGCCGTCATGGCCGAATGGCAGAAGCGCTACGGCGTCAAGGTTCCGCCCAGGTCCTGA
- a CDS encoding 3'-5' exonuclease — protein sequence MLDFETTGLSPAMGARVIEVSAREVVDGRAGHELLSFVDPGIRVPAEITQITGITSAMLSGAPTSAVVMRQLSSFIGSSPIVCHNAGFDRRFYEHEASEFLDGQPVRALCTLLLARRMFPGRRSYRLGGLIDEMGIASPGRLHRASADTFVTVHLFNRICANARSRCRAEHFDQEVLHRLQRIRIAEAYDWLATLGSSVPGSLGKRRAPGRGTPTILN from the coding sequence GTGCTCGATTTCGAGACGACTGGACTCAGCCCGGCGATGGGCGCGCGGGTGATTGAGGTGTCAGCTCGCGAAGTGGTGGACGGCCGAGCAGGCCATGAACTGCTTTCCTTTGTCGACCCAGGCATCCGCGTCCCGGCAGAGATCACCCAGATCACCGGCATAACGAGCGCGATGCTCAGCGGCGCACCTACGTCGGCGGTCGTGATGCGTCAGCTCTCATCCTTCATCGGGTCATCGCCTATCGTTTGCCACAACGCAGGCTTCGATCGACGGTTTTACGAACACGAGGCCAGCGAGTTTCTCGATGGGCAGCCCGTTCGCGCCTTATGCACCCTGCTATTGGCTCGCCGCATGTTCCCGGGTCGGAGAAGTTATCGACTAGGCGGTCTCATCGACGAGATGGGCATTGCATCTCCTGGTCGCCTTCATAGGGCGAGCGCCGATACGTTTGTCACGGTCCATCTCTTCAATCGCATCTGCGCCAACGCACGCTCTCGCTGTCGAGCCGAGCACTTTGATCAAGAAGTGCTGCACCGGCTGCAGCGGATCAGGATTGCGGAAGCGTATGATTGGCTGGCCACATTAGGTAGCTCTGTCCCAGGATCGCTTGGTAAACGTAGAGCGCCCGGACGCGGCACGCCAACGATTTTGAACTGA
- a CDS encoding aminotransferase class III-fold pyridoxal phosphate-dependent enzyme, with protein MSGDLVARDAAAFFHQDGSSPCVSALHAVEGAWLEDDTGRRLLDLHGNTAHHIGHAHPELIAALKDQLDTLPFSPRRFTNEPAVGLAETLLSKWPGAPARVLFATGGSDAIEIALKLARVATGKPETISIEGSYHGHGFGAFGLSRAAPDARLGPFLPGRHHVTPYWHPDNGALRMVADVQRALESSSRIGALIAEPIRSNGHVPPPWLWPQIRQLCDAHGVLLIFDEIPSGLGKTGRFFAFEHVGATPDAVVLGKALGGGILPIAAVIADARLNLAPELSLGHYTHEKNPMTTRAALTTIGIIERQNLVARAARLEEEIRTRVARLREDSPLVDHVRGKGLLLVIGLDPDRVDAARWPIAAIIDHLRDHGLSTTAKDRSSFGFSPPLTISDAELDWALDRLGEAMASPG; from the coding sequence ATGAGCGGGGATCTGGTTGCGCGCGATGCCGCCGCCTTCTTCCATCAGGATGGCTCCAGTCCCTGCGTCTCGGCCCTGCACGCGGTCGAGGGCGCCTGGCTGGAGGATGACACGGGCCGCCGCCTGCTCGACCTGCACGGCAACACCGCCCATCACATCGGCCATGCCCACCCCGAACTGATCGCCGCGCTGAAGGACCAGCTCGATACGCTGCCCTTCTCGCCACGACGCTTCACCAACGAGCCGGCGGTCGGGCTGGCGGAGACGCTGCTGTCGAAATGGCCGGGGGCGCCGGCCCGGGTCCTGTTCGCCACAGGCGGCTCGGATGCGATCGAGATCGCCCTCAAGCTCGCCCGCGTCGCGACCGGCAAGCCCGAGACGATCTCGATCGAAGGCTCCTATCACGGGCATGGCTTTGGCGCGTTCGGCCTGTCGCGCGCCGCGCCCGACGCGAGGCTGGGCCCTTTCCTGCCCGGTCGCCACCATGTCACGCCCTATTGGCATCCCGACAACGGCGCCCTGCGGATGGTCGCGGATGTCCAGCGGGCCCTGGAGTCGTCATCCCGGATCGGTGCGCTGATCGCCGAGCCGATCCGATCGAATGGCCACGTGCCGCCACCCTGGCTCTGGCCGCAGATCCGGCAGCTCTGCGACGCTCATGGCGTCCTGCTGATCTTCGACGAAATCCCCTCGGGCCTCGGCAAAACCGGCCGCTTCTTCGCCTTCGAGCATGTCGGCGCGACGCCCGACGCCGTGGTGCTCGGCAAGGCCCTCGGCGGCGGCATCCTGCCGATCGCCGCGGTGATCGCCGACGCGCGCCTCAACCTCGCGCCCGAGCTGTCGCTCGGCCACTACACCCATGAGAAGAACCCGATGACGACGCGGGCGGCGCTGACGACGATCGGAATCATCGAGCGACAGAACCTGGTCGCACGCGCCGCACGGCTCGAGGAGGAGATCCGGACGCGGGTCGCCCGTCTGCGGGAGGACAGCCCGCTGGTCGACCATGTCCGCGGCAAGGGCCTGCTGCTGGTGATCGGGCTCGATCCCGACCGCGTCGATGCCGCGCGATGGCCGATCGCCGCGATCATCGATCACCTGCGCGATCACGGCCTGTCGACGACAGCCAAGGATCGATCAAGCTTCGGCTTCTCGCCGCCGCTGACAATCAGTGACGCCGAACTCGACTGGGCGCTCGACCGTCTCGGCGAGGCAATGGCTTCGCCAGGATGA
- a CDS encoding ABC transporter ATP-binding protein, which yields MTVTTVALSVDAKPQPSGASASARPFLSLSGLTKRYGTATVVHDASLDVMRGELLCILGPSGCGKTTLLRLIAGFETADAGSIRQDGQEISAAPPEARDFGIVFQSYALFPNRTVAGNVGFGLEILPMSRADRATRIRELLELVGLEGHAQKYPSQISGGQQQRVALARALALSPGLLLLDEPLSALDANVRASLRDELRALQRRVGVTSIMVTHDQQEALSIADRVVVMNAGRIEQVGAPAELYHRPTNLFVARILGEINALPVRSVSGTRVESQGLSFQLAQPLGSEKPGTFVCFRPAAVMLSDAAELASPGIGARVTATAFLGDRLRLTLLPDEADAPAITAEVPFPRFGAPPEPGDHVTFGVAPSQLFLLDDHG from the coding sequence ATGACGGTGACCACAGTCGCGCTTTCGGTCGACGCGAAACCACAGCCATCAGGGGCGAGCGCTAGCGCTCGCCCTTTCCTGTCGCTGTCGGGCCTGACCAAGCGCTACGGCACCGCAACCGTGGTGCACGATGCGAGCCTCGACGTCATGCGCGGCGAACTGCTCTGCATTCTCGGACCCTCCGGCTGTGGCAAGACCACGCTGCTGCGGCTGATCGCCGGGTTCGAGACCGCCGATGCCGGGTCGATCCGGCAGGACGGCCAGGAGATCAGCGCAGCCCCGCCGGAGGCGCGCGATTTCGGCATCGTCTTCCAGTCCTACGCCCTGTTTCCCAATCGCACCGTCGCGGGCAATGTCGGGTTCGGCCTCGAAATCCTGCCGATGTCGCGCGCCGATCGCGCGACCCGCATCCGCGAACTGCTCGAGCTGGTGGGCCTCGAGGGGCACGCGCAGAAATACCCCAGCCAGATCTCCGGGGGGCAGCAGCAGCGCGTCGCCCTGGCGCGTGCGCTCGCCTTGTCGCCCGGGCTCCTCCTGCTCGATGAGCCGCTCTCGGCGCTCGACGCCAATGTCCGGGCCAGTCTGCGTGATGAGTTGCGGGCGTTGCAGCGGCGCGTCGGCGTCACCAGCATCATGGTCACGCACGACCAGCAGGAAGCCCTGTCCATCGCCGATCGCGTCGTGGTGATGAATGCCGGGCGGATCGAGCAGGTCGGCGCGCCCGCCGAACTCTACCATCGACCGACCAACCTGTTCGTCGCGCGCATTCTGGGTGAGATCAACGCGCTGCCCGTCAGGTCTGTCTCCGGGACGCGCGTCGAGAGCCAGGGGCTCTCTTTCCAGCTCGCTCAGCCTTTGGGCTCGGAGAAGCCCGGCACCTTTGTCTGCTTCCGTCCCGCCGCCGTCATGTTGAGTGATGCCGCGGAGCTGGCCTCGCCGGGAATCGGCGCCCGTGTGACCGCGACCGCGTTTCTGGGGGATCGGCTGCGCCTGACCCTGCTTCCGGACGAGGCCGACGCGCCGGCCATCACGGCCGAGGTGCCGTTCCCTCGTTTTGGCGCGCCGCCAGAACCGGGCGATCACGTCACCTTCGGTGTCGCCCCCAGTCAGCTTTTCCTGCTCGACGATCATGGTTGA
- a CDS encoding DUF4339 domain-containing protein yields MDSQWFVARHGDVVGPMSRNEVKAMVAAEPDGDLLVWTDGFSAWCTPAEVAVLRSVDAGAGGAPAPSAPASAERHASLAERARHELIAYAVIAAYLYVCFGAILLFKTAVLTQAGVPYAPLGLAAIKALVLGKFLLLLHGARVGERVRRKGRPIGAIAWQALLFASLLMILTVIEELIVGTVHGKPPVAIMSELADGSLMEAAATSLLMVLVLTPYFAMREINSELGDGVLFRMLITPREER; encoded by the coding sequence ATGGATTCCCAGTGGTTCGTGGCAAGGCACGGCGATGTCGTGGGGCCGATGTCGCGGAACGAGGTCAAGGCCATGGTGGCCGCGGAGCCGGACGGAGACCTTCTCGTCTGGACCGACGGCTTCAGCGCCTGGTGCACGCCCGCCGAGGTTGCGGTCCTGCGCAGCGTGGACGCGGGGGCAGGCGGTGCGCCTGCGCCCTCGGCTCCCGCGAGCGCGGAGCGCCATGCCAGCCTGGCCGAGCGTGCCCGCCACGAACTCATCGCCTATGCGGTGATCGCCGCCTACCTCTACGTCTGCTTCGGCGCCATCCTTCTCTTCAAGACGGCCGTGCTGACCCAAGCGGGCGTGCCCTACGCGCCCCTCGGGCTGGCGGCCATCAAGGCGCTCGTGCTCGGCAAGTTCCTGCTGCTCTTGCATGGTGCGCGGGTCGGCGAACGCGTCCGGCGCAAAGGCCGCCCGATCGGCGCCATCGCCTGGCAGGCGCTGCTCTTCGCCTCGCTCCTCATGATTCTCACCGTGATCGAGGAGCTCATTGTCGGCACGGTCCATGGCAAGCCCCCGGTGGCGATCATGTCCGAACTCGCGGACGGAAGCCTGATGGAGGCGGCCGCGACCAGCCTTCTGATGGTGCTCGTGCTGACGCCGTATTTCGCGATGCGCGAGATCAACAGCGAGCTCGGTGACGGCGTGCTGTTCCGGATGTTGATCACGCCCAGAGAGGAACGCTGA
- a CDS encoding UvrD-helicase domain-containing protein: MPPQPVPAEADPFAHPDAQRRFRVLTNAEELRQALDYPWDRWAVFLHPAQSALVERAFTGPARVSGSAGTGKTIVALHRAVHLARANPTSRVLLTTFSKPLANALRAKLLTLVPSDDAVARTSP; encoded by the coding sequence GTGCCGCCGCAGCCGGTGCCAGCCGAAGCCGATCCTTTCGCGCACCCCGACGCTCAGCGCCGCTTCCGCGTGCTCACCAATGCTGAGGAGCTCCGGCAGGCTCTCGACTATCCTTGGGACAGATGGGCAGTGTTCCTGCACCCGGCACAGAGTGCGCTGGTCGAGCGTGCCTTCACCGGTCCTGCACGCGTCTCTGGTTCGGCCGGAACCGGCAAGACGATTGTCGCCCTTCACCGTGCCGTCCATCTGGCGCGCGCCAATCCAACCAGCCGCGTGCTTCTCACCACCTTCTCGAAGCCGCTCGCGAACGCACTGCGCGCCAAGCTGTTGACCCTGGTGCCATCCGACGATGCTGTTGCACGCACATCGCCGTGA